In Musa acuminata AAA Group cultivar baxijiao chromosome BXJ2-3, Cavendish_Baxijiao_AAA, whole genome shotgun sequence, the following proteins share a genomic window:
- the LOC135606971 gene encoding cytochrome P450 CYP73A100-like: MAKKYGNVFLLRLGVRNLVVVSDPKLAAEVLHTQGVEFGSRPRNVVWDIFTDNGKDMVFTEYGDHWRKMRRVMTLPFFTNKVVQQYREMWEEEMDMVVRDLRGDRVAQTEGVVVRRRLQLMLYNVMYRMMFDARFESMSDPLFQQATWFNSERSRLAQSFEYNYGDFIPILRPFLRGYLNKCRDLQRRRLAFYNDNYVEKRRILMAARDGKRLRCAMDYILEAEMNGEITSDNVIYIVENINVAAIETTLWSMEWAIAELVNHPNVQQRLRKELWDVLGDEPLMETNLQRLPYLQAVAKETLRLHSPIPLLVPHMNLEEAKLGGYDIPKRTKVIVNAWWLGNNPEWWHKPEEFRPERFLDEEKEVEALVGGKVDFRFLPFGVGRRSCPGIIVALPLLSLIVGKLVKDFEMVPPPGVDKIDVTEKGGQFSLQIVNHSTIAFHPIAP; the protein is encoded by the exons ATGGCCAAGAAGTACGGAAATGTATTCCTGCTGCGGCTGGGCGTGCGGAACCTGGTGGTGGTGTCCGACCCGAAGCTAGCCGCCGAGGTGCTCCACACTCAGGGGGTCGAGTTCGGCTCCCGGCCGCGCAACGTGGTGTGGGACATCTTCACCGACAACGGCAAGGACATGGTGTTCACGGAGTACGGCGACCACTGGCGCAAGATGCGTCGGGTCATGACGCTCCCCTTCTTCACCAACAAGGTGGTGCAGCAGTACCGGGAGATGTGGGAGGAGGAGATGGACATGGTGGTGCGCGACCTCAGGGGGGACCGAGTGGCACAAACGGAGGGGGTGGTCGTCCGCCGCCGCCTGCAGCTGATGCTCTACAACGTCATGTATCGGATGATGTTCGACGCCCGGTTCGAGTCGATGTCCGACCCACTGTTCCAGCAGGCGACGTGGTTCAACTCCGAGAGGAGCCGCTTGGCTCAGAGCTTCGAGTACAACTACGGCGACTTCATCCCCATCCTGCGGCCCTTCCTGAGAGGCTACTTGAACAAGTGCAGGGACTTACAGAGACGAAGGCTGGCCTTCTACAACGACAACTACGTAGAGAAACGAAG AATACTGATGGCCGCAAGAGACGGGAAAAGGCTGAGGTGCGCCATGGACTACATACTGGAGGCCGAGATGAACGGAGAAATCACCTCAGACAACGTGATCTACATCGTGGAGAACATCAACGTTGCAG CCATAGAGACGACCTTGTGGTCGATGGAGTGGGCGATCGCAGAACTGGTGAACCATCCCAACGTCCAGCAAAGGCTCAGAAAGGAGCTGTGGGATGTGCTCGGAGATGAACCCTTGATGGAAACCAACCTACAGAGACTACCGTACCTGCAAGCGGTCGCCAAGGAGACACTCCGGCTGCACTCGCCCATACCCCTCCTCGTCCCCCACATGAACCTCGAGGAAGCCAAGCTCGGGGGATACGACATCCCCAAGAGAACCAAGGTGATAGTGAACGCGTGGTGGCTGGGGAACAACCCGGAATGGTGGCACAAGCCCGAGGAGTTCCGGCCGGAGAGGTTCTTGGACGAGGAGAAGGAGGTGGAAGCACTGGTGGGCGGCAAGGTGGACTTCAGATTCCTCCCCTTCGGCGTCGGCCGGCGAAGCTGCCCCGGGATCATAGTGGCGCTGCCGCTGCTCTCTCTCATCGTCGGGAAGCTGGTGAAGGACTTCGAGATGGTGCCGCCGCCGGGGGTGGACAAGATCGACGTGACAGAGAAGGGAGGGCAGTTCAGCTTACAGATCGTCAACCACTCCACCATCGCCTTCCATCCGATCGCACCATGA
- the LOC135606973 gene encoding cytochrome P450 CYP73A100-like, whose product MAKLAVITLVAVASAYAAKSFFPDLSPFFLSLPLLLLLPFALFSGSGSDTPPGPVSFPIVGNWLQVGNDLNHRNLVDMAKKYGNVFLLRLGARNLVVVSDPKLATEVLHTQGVEFGSRPRNVVWDIFTDNGKDMVFTEYGDHWRKMRRIMTLPFFTNKVVQQYREMWEEEMDMVVRDLRGDRVAQTEGVVVRRRMQLMLYNIMYRMMFDARFESMSDPLFQQATRFNSERSRLAQSFEYNYGDFIPILRPFLKGYLNKCRDLQSRRLAFFNDNYVEKRRKLMAARDGKKLRCAMDYILEAEMNGEISSDNVIYIVENINVAAIETTLWSMEWAIAELVNHPNAQQRLRKELWDVLGDEPLTETNLQRLPYLQAVAKETLRLHSPIPLLVPHMNLEEAKLGGYDIPKRTKVIVNAWWLGNNPEWWHKPEEFRPERFLDEEKEVEALVGGKVDFRFLPFGVGRRSCPGIILALPLLSLIVGKLVKDFEMVPPPGVDKIDVTEKGGQFSLQIANHSTIAFHPIAP is encoded by the exons ATGGCGAAGTTAGCCGTCATCACCCTTGTGGCAGTTGCCTCTGCTTATGCTGCCAAGTCCTTCTTCCCCGACCTGTCGCCCTTCTTCCTctcccttcctctcctcctcctgctgCCATTCGCGTTGTTCTCTGGGTCCGGGTCTGACACCCCTCCTGGTCCCGTCTCCTTCCCCATCGTCGGCAATTGGCTCCAGGTCGGCAACGACCTCAACCACCGGAACCTGGTGGACATGGCCAAGAAGTACGGAAACGTCTTCCTGCTGCGGCTGGGCGCGCGCAACCTGGTGGTGGTGTCGGACCCGAAGCTAGCCACCGAGGTGCTCCACACTCAGGGGGTCGAGTTCGGCTCCCGGCCGCGCAACGTGGTGTGGGACATCTTCACCGACAACGGCAAGGACATGGTGTTCACGGAGTACGGCGACCACTGGCGCAAGATGCGCCGGATCATGACGCTGCCCTTCTTCACCAACAAGGTGGTGCAGCAGTACCGGGAGATGTGGGAGGAGGAGATGGACATGGTGGTGCGCGACCTCCGGGGGGACCGGGTGGCGCAGACGGAGGGGGTCGTCGTCCGCCGTCGCATGCAGCTGATGCTCTACAACATCATGTATCGGATGATGTTCGACGCCCGGTTCGAGTCGATGTCCGACCCTCTGTTCCAGCAGGCGACACGGTTCAACTCCGAGAGGAGCCGCCTGGCGCAGAGCTTCGAGTACAACTACGGCGACTTCATCCCCATCCTGAGGCCCTTCCTGAAAGGCTACTTGAACAAGTGCAGGGACCTGCAGAGCAGGAGGCTGGCCTTCTTCAACGACAACTACGTGGAGAAACGAAG AAAACTGATGGCCGCAAGAGACGGGAAAAAGCTGAGGTGCGCCATGGACTACATACTGGAGGCCGAGATGAACGGAGAAATCAGCTCAGACAACGTGATCTACATCGTGGAGAACATCAACGTTGCAG CCATAGAGACGACCTTGTGGTCGATGGAGTGGGCGATCGCAGAACTGGTGAACCATCCCAACGCCCAGCAAAGGCTCAGAAAGGAGCTGTGGGATGTGCTCGGAGATGAACCCTTGACGGAAACCAACCTACAGAGACTACCGTACCTGCAAGCAGTCGCCAAGGAGACACTCCGGCTGCACTCGCCCATACCCCTCCTCGTCCCCCACATGAACCTCGAGGAAGCCAAACTCGGGGGATACGACATCCCCAAGAGAACCAAGGTGATAGTGAACGCGTGGTGGCTGGGGAACAACCCGGAATGGTGGCACAAGCCCGAGGAGTTCCGGCCGGAGAGGTTCTTGGACGAGGAGAAGGAGGTGGAAGCACTGGTGGGCGGCAAGGTGGACTTCAGATTCCTCCCCTTTGGCGTCGGCCGGCGAAGCTGCCCCGGGATCATACTGGCATTGCCCCTGCTCTCGCTCATCGTCGGGAAGCTGGTGAAGGACTTCGAGATGGTGCCGCCGCCGGGGGTGGACAAGATCGACGTGACAGAGAAGGGAGGCCAGTTCAGCTTACAGATCGCCAACCACTCCACCATCGCCTTCCATCCGATCGCACCATGA
- the LOC108952348 gene encoding uncharacterized protein LOC108952348, which translates to MWGGGNQLGKFPKRKRTANGGFYGGLSELFADDSAARTPTARSPRSFDSGGIVGLGIVAEMSGPVSRVSPARSEPISIGSARVAAEASRSDPTEEEELSESYTCVIWHLGGSLAGKRVYFDDGKAASSEPRGRAGFTSCCILAS; encoded by the coding sequence ATGTGGGGAGGGGGAAACCAGCTGGGGAAGTTCCCCAAGCGGAAGCGAACCGCCAACGGCGGTTTCTACGGGGGGCTTTCCGAGCTGTTCGCCGACGACTCGGCGGCCCGCACACCAACGGCGAGGTCGCCGAGGAGCTTCGACAGCGGCGGCATCGTCGGCCTTGGGATCGTGGCGGAAATGAGCGGCCCCGTCTCCCGCGTCTCGCCGGCCCGTTCCGAGCCGATCTCCATCGGCTCGGCCAGGGTCGCCGCCGAGGCGAGTAGGTCGGACCCCACGGAGGAGGAAGAGCTGTCGGAGAGCTACACGTGCGTGATATGGCACTTGGGAGGGAGCCTCGCAGGAAAGAGGGTCTACTTCGACGACGGGAAGGCAGCGTCTTCTGAGCCACGCGGCCGTGCGGGCTTCACGAGCTGCTGCATTCTGGCTTCATGA